One genomic segment of Clavelina lepadiformis chromosome 3, kaClaLepa1.1, whole genome shotgun sequence includes these proteins:
- the LOC143449458 gene encoding cubilin-like has product MLQLHYTAARAKTAKTRGFFATYRQFKPKCGTVLIANSSSQVFLSPGYPNMENTNCEWIITATTKMNVMLNLVDFEMDTTSALFSVLKTTRLDQASS; this is encoded by the exons ATGTTGCAGCTTCATTACACTGCAGCCAGGGCAAAGACTGCAAAAACAAGAGGATTTTTCGCTACATACCGACAAT TCAAGCCAAAGTGTGGGACAGTATTGATTGCCAATTCTTCTTCTCAAGTTTTCTTATCTCCTGGTTATCCGAATATGGAAAACACCAACTGTGAATGGATAATCACCGCAACCACTAAGATGAATGTGATGCTTAATCTTGTTGATTTCGAAATGGATACGACCAGCGCCTTATTT tCTGTGTTGAAGACTACGCGGTTGGACCAAGCAAGCAGCTAA
- the LOC143449857 gene encoding cubilin-like: MTLQCMEGYKTKATQPTVSEQSINGWPNEDEMCLKQNATAYEMYINCFNSSLRNAGFENVVELPPILWFVQNHWVCDKTIPGNCSPKIPGTCPISKWPRFLQDITKPSSLLKMLISGCNEEFFNRPSGGCKQQRLVEKWKWYSIRSPGYPNAMGENDYDCTYAIKPKRFFKLEMKIIVDTEKCCDFVTISFPNSTILAKLSGKVKRTFLLDSHENSVNVNFHTDESVTSKGFVLRYRKACRFDLKSTTSMQKTFPLTFKQLSSGTGFGEEIKCIWTIKAPSGEQVFLRFDKIHLDNADRMEVFDGPVRLRMLEETDSRKYSIKSQNGMLIIHYQSNSTKIGNGFHASFATGNVKHCGGSFAANNNWQEIVGEAFHVGGNNILPCWWNITASPGYAILLKMNSKIRKYGKSRNGQRIEIFENRNRVYSVYDKNFYFASNGNQLLIHQNYSRNGSVGFVVSFKQEMCNVTILLANSVRRTVQFGYFPSINRRHICTYTVRSTPERKIHLALKTYELKSNSLEVFSGNTSLGRADLIGPPYIHRLTSIDNEIQLRYVIQGSMFLTEFNQFTPNCGSSLIANANYQDIFSPGNPSRHIVKSGCEWIITASPGKQIVLTILDSQGNHDSSFIQVYDKLLPLGTSTTPRFLNVTLVSSTNLVRIQCRQKADGEFKGFQATYKETINMGWNDVKAFGGTISTEKMFMNTSMCLSNKHHFWNIYTSRNYRIKFTIESIRFSTANSFLQIQDSSRRIGWLHQNSSVPRHFLTSTHTLRVCYYTDDCSSPEKEHFVATIKQVCQNDINIFGSGRRDKGIFTKMFDKNETTDCHYNFVTAFGSKIQLTLYNISIRDGYINVTVGNQTLYHYTGSSSGSSTTAMLISSRNKMTLHYHVPIKSSSKGFRLRYEKARMPNMMHLLKRVD, translated from the exons ATGACGTTGCAATGTATGGAAGGATACAAGACTAAAGCAACCCAACCTACCG TTTCAGAACAATCCATTAACGGATGGCCTAATGAGGATGAAATGTGTCTAAAACAAAACGCAACAGCATACGAAATGTATATAAACTGTTTCAATAGTTCATTGAGAAATGCCGGTTTCGAAAATGTCGTGGAGTTGCCGCCGATATTGTGGTTTGTTCAAAATCACTGGGTTTGTGACAA AACGATTCCAGGGAATTGTTCACCGAAGATACCAGGAACCTGCCCGATCTCAAAATGGCCGCGTTTTTTACAGGACATAACAAAACCATCATCcttgttaaaaatgttgatCAGTGGATGTAACGAAGAATTTTTTAACCGGCCTTCAGGCG GTTGCAAACAACAACGGCTGGTAGAAAAATGGAAATGGTATTCCATAAGATCACCCGGTTACCCTAATGCAATGGGAGAAAATGATTATGACTGCACGTATGCAATCAAGCCCAAGCGTTTCTTTAAACTGGAAATGAAAATCATCGTTGACACCGAAAAATGCTGTGATTTTGTTACA ATCTCTTTTCCAAACTCGACCATCCTGGCAAAGTTGTCTGGAAAAGTAAAACGAACGTTTCTTCTAGATAGTCATGAAAACAGTGTCAATGTCAATTTCCATACAGATGAAAGTGTTACCAGTAAAGGTTTCGTACTTCGCTATAGAAAag CTTGTAGGTTCGACCTCAAGAGCACCACGTCAATGCAGAAAACATTTCCACTAACATTCAAACAACTCAGCAGTGGTACAGGATTTGGcgaagaaataaaatgtatttggACCATCAAAGCGCCTTCAGGCGAACAAGTTTTTTTGCGTTTTGATAAAATTCATCTTGACAACGCAGACCGTATGGAG GTATTTGATGGACCTGTGAGATTAAGGATGTTGGAAGAAACAGACTCCAGAAAATACTCAATTAAATCTCAAAACGGAATGTTGATAATTCACTACCAGAGCAATTCAACGAAAATAGGAAACGGCTTTCACGCTTCCTTCGCAACAGGTAATGTGAAACA TTGTGGCGGCAGTTTCGCTGCTAACAACAACTGGCAGGAAATTGTCGGAGAAGCTTTCCATGTTGGCGGCAATAACATTCTTCCATGCTGGTGGAATATCACCGCTTCACCTGGTTACGCAATCTTGCTTAAAATGAATTCCAAGATCCGAAAATATGGCAAATCGAGGAATGGCCAACGAATTGAG ATTTTTGAAAACCGGAACAGGGTTTACAGTGTTTAcgataaaaacttttactttgcttCAAATGGAAATCAACTGTTAATTCACCAGAATTACAGTAGAAATGGATCGGTTGGATTTGTCGTATCCTTTAAGCAAG AGATGTGTAATGTTACAATATTGTTGGCTAACTCTGTCAGAAGAACTGTTCAATTTGGCTACTTTCCGTCGATAAACAGACGTCACATTTGTACATACACCGTTCGTTCTACACCGGAAAGGAAGATTCATTTGGCGTTAAAAACATATGAGCTAAAAAGCAACTCCTTAGAG gtatttagtgGCAACACCAGTCTTGGACGCGCTGATCTCATAGGTCCACCATATATACATCGCTTGACTTCTATCGACAACGAAATTCAACTGCGATATGTCATTCAAGGGAGCATGTTTTTGACAGAGTTTAACCAAT TTACTCCAAATTGTGGCTCCAGTCTGATTGCCAACGCGAATTATCAAGATATTTTTTCACCGGGAAATCCTTCCAGGCACATTGTAAAAAGCGGATGTGAATGGATAATAACAGCGTCTCCAGGCAAGCAGATTGTTCTAACCATCTTGGACTCGCAAGGAAATCATGATTCAAGTTTCATTCAA GTGTATGATAAACTGTTACCTCTGGGGACTTCCACTACACCGCGATTTCTAAACGTAACCCTTGTATCGTCAACTAATCTAGTAAGAATACAATGTCGTCAGAAGGCTGATGGAGAATTCAAAGGATTTCAGGCAACATACAAAGAAa CAATCAATATGGGATGGAATGATGTTAAAGCTTTTGGTGGAACGATTTCGAccgaaaaaatgtttatgaacaCTTCCATGTGTCTTAGTAACAAGCATCACTTCTGGAACATTTACACATCTCGCAATTACAGGATTAAATTTACAATCGAAAGTATTCGATTTTCAACCGCAAATAGCTTCCTACAG ATTCAGGATAGCAGTAGAAGAATAGGATGGTTACATCAAAACTCCAGTGTTCCCCGACACTTTTTAACATCTACACATACCCTACGTGTTTGTTATTACACGGATGATTGTAGTTCACCCGAAAAAGAACATTTCGTCGCGACTATTAAGCAAG TTTGCCAAAATGACATCAACATTTTTGGGTCAGGCAGACGTGATAAAGGgattttcacaaaaatgttcgacaaaaatgaaacaaccGATTGTCATTACAATTTCGTCACCGCCTTTGGATCAAAAATACAGTTGACTTTATATAATATCTCGATACGTGATGGTTACATTAAC GTAACTGTCGGCAATCAAACTCTTTATCACTACACGGGCTCCTCTAGTGGTTCGTCAACAACTGCAATGTTGATATCTTCACGAAATAAGATGACTCTGCACTATCACGTTCCTATAAAATCCAGCTCGAAGGGATTTCGGCTGAGATACGAAAAAGCGAGAATGCCGAACATGATGCATCTACTTAAACGGGTTGATTAA
- the LOC143449858 gene encoding cubilin-like, which translates to MKHNICDVLLNESETFFRKTCLQQNTTLDKKYKKCIQRQRKRNGDDKRSIDFDSILAFVEDHWMCDSSIPGSCTPKGNICHPPSWLRRLPTFLNYIGPLNHPLAYCNNEIFPRLSTEYCKHWLSTFGTQKAVITSPGFPSQINHEFDCVYHLEAQYKFGLKIKVEVDTESCCDFVTLYLKNSTILAKLSGNVTRTFVVDSATRDIFVRYHTDESGASKGFRITRNNVCKYQHMANDRVLMIHAPTYAYPREPILQKFGEEIDCQWTIRAQADQQVSLYLHRIKMNVSYEQLEILDGSVSLGYYTIAKASEIPVTSQHGSLTIKYHSDSTVSGNGFRASYHPASYSCGGNYNASDSWQNVTVKQKSRVGYYPILCFSQITSSPGYAVILNISSTNRREHQDNWYHYDWVEIYDGPKLLQKFNNETHNYVSSENRLAISYSTHDWKGYGYRAFFKQVPCNVTYNLIGSASMKLASPDYESFPFNIYQRCTYTLLVQPGKKIRMTLRTFSNFGYVQIFNGDVYFGRADRVNKTYRLTSTGSTIQLHYTAPKSHSATSRGFVTTYKQWRSECNFVLVANTSFQRFSSPGYIEDLSASHSLGLSSETCDWIITTSSDKQILLKIFDINLDEKKREALYVYDQMISLGKYSGSRSNLTFVSSSNVVRIRLNRCQLSATKGFVASCKEVVNSGWNDPGAFGRMISSQTMCNSSRCESDEDNFWNLQAGYNFKRIELNIIQLYFNSPTSYLEVMENSKTVAKLEGNFSLPQRFISSKDVLRVYFHSNDGLDQFAGNVTQVCSRELTARSKYKTISFLNRRTPEEVNCRYNFLTSPESRIQIYIFIHLHFFARIQVLDGDNFLYNFQGSYLTAYEEKAAVVLTSISNTLTILHNMESRSYSSGFSVTYRKFNPLLPMQVKSKETLNTILTQVDQN; encoded by the exons ATGAAGCACAATATTTGTGACGTCTTGC TGAATGAGAGCGAAACGTTTTTTCGGAAGACATGTTTGCAGCAGAATACGACTTTAgacaaaaaatacaagaaatgtATTCAGCGCCAACGTAAAAGAAATGGTGACGACAAAAGGAGCATTGATTTTGATTCGATACTTGCTTTCGTGGAAGATCACTGGATGTGTGACAG TTCAATTCCGGGAAGCTGTACTCCGAAAGGAAATATTTGCCATCCTCCCAGTTGGCTTCGACGTTTGCCGACTTTCCTTAACTACATAGGGCCACTAAATCATCCTTTGGCTTATTGCAATAATGAGATATTTCCCCGTCTTTCAACTG AATACTGTAAGCATTGGTTGTCAACTTTTGGAACCCAAAAAGCAGTCATAACCTCGCCTGGTTTTCCAAGTCAGATAAATCATGAATTTGACTGTGTATATCATCTCGAAGCTCAATATAAGTTTggattgaaaataaaagtggAAGTCGATACCGAAAGTTGTTGTGATTTTGTTACC CTTTACCTAAAAAACTCAACCATTCTTGCCAAACTTTCTGGCAATGTAACAAGAACTTTTGTCGTTGATTCCGCCACAAGAGATATTTTTGTCCGATACCACACTGATGAGAGTGGAGCGAGCAAAGGTTTTCGAATTACTCGCAATAATG TATGCAAATACCAACACATGGCGAACGATCGTGTATTAATGATACACGCGCCAACTTACGCCTACCCGCGTGAACCAATCCTTCAAAAGTTTGGTGAAGAAATAGATTGTCAATGGACGATAAGAGCCCAAGCAGACCAACAAGTGTCCTTGTATCTTCacagaataaaaatgaatgtcTCTTACGAACAATTGGAA ATACTTGATGGTTCTGTGAGCCTTGGATACTACACGATAGCAAAAGCAAGCGAGATACCCGTGACGTCCCAGCATGGAAGTCTGACGATAAAATATCACTCAGACTCAACTGTAAGCGGGAACGGGTTTCGAGCAAGTTATCACCCAG CATCTTATTCCTGTGGCGGTAATTACAACGCCTCAGACTCTTGGCAGAACGTTACAGTCAAGCAAAAAAGTCGCGTTGGATACTATCCGATTCTGTGCTTTTCTCAAATCACTTCTTCACCGGGCTACGCCGTTATACTCAATATTTCTTCGACAAACCGTCGCGAACATCAGGACAACTGGTATCATTATGACTGGGTAGAA ATCTACGACGGACCAAAACTActgcaaaaatttaacaatgaGACTCACAACTATGTATCGAGTGAAAATCGTTTAGCGATAAGTTACAGTACTCATGACTGGAAAGGATACGGTTATCGggcttttttcaagcaag TTCCATGCAACGTCACTTACAATCTCATCGGTTCCGCTTCGATGAAGCTTGCCTCGCCTGACTACGAAAGCTTTCCTTTCAACATTTACCAACGATGCACTTACACTTTGCTCGTCCAACCTGGCAAGAAGATACGAATGACTTTGAGAACTTTTTCTAACTTCGGATATGTTCAG ATATTTAATGGCGACGTGTATTTTGGTCGTGCTGATAGAGTTAATAAGACATATCGACTGACATCTACCGGCAGCACAATCCAGCTTCATTACACAGCACCGAAGTCTCACTCTGCTACTAGTCGCGGTTTCGTGACAACTTACAAACAAT GGAGATCTGAATGTAATTTCGTCTTGGTTGCCAACACTTCTTTTCAACGTTTTTCTTCACCTGGTTACATAGAAGATCTCTCAGCTAGTCATAGTCTTGGACTGTCATCTGAAACATGCGATTGGATAATTACCACTTCTTCCGACAAACAAATCTTACTGAAGATTTTTGACATCAACTTAGATGAGAAAAAACGTGAAGCTTTATAT GTCTACGACCAGATGATAAGTTTGGGCAAATACAGTGGATCAAGATCAAACTTAACCTTTGTATCAAGTTCAAACGTTGTGAGAATACGACTTAATCGTTGTCAATTGTCTGCTACAAAAGGATTCGTTGCGTCATGCAAAGAAG TGGTCAATAGCGGTTGGAATGACCCTGGTGCTTTTGGAAGGATGATTTCATCTCAGACAATGTGCAACTCATCGAGATGTGAAAGTGACGAAGATAACTTCTGGAATTTGCAGGCCGGATATAATTTCAAACGCATTGAGTTGAACATCATACAACTTTACTTCAATAGTCCAACAAGCTATTTGGAG GTAATGGAAAACTCAAAGACAGTTGCCAAGTTGGAAGGTAATTTCAGTCTTCCTCAGCGTTTCATATCATCGAAAGATGTTCTTCGAGTTTATTTCCATTCAAACGATGGATTGGACCAGTTTGCTGGAAATGTTACACAAG TTTGTAGCCGGGAGCTTACGGCAAGATCCAAGTATAAGACGATTTCATTTCTCAATAGAAGGACACCTGAAGAAGTCAATTGTCGGTACAACTTTCTGACTTCACCAGAATCCCGAATTcaaatatacatttttatcCATCTCCACTTTTTTGCTCGTATACAA GTCTTAGATGGTGACAATTTCCTCTACAATTTCCAAGGATCATATCTTACCGCCTACGAGGAAAAAGCAGCTGTTGTACTAACGTCCATCTCAAACACGCTCACTATTCTTCACAACATGGAGTCACGTTCTTACTCGAGTGGATTTTCAGTCACTTACAGGAAGTTCAATCCATTGTTACCAATGCAAGTCAAATCGAAAGAAACTTTAAATACAATTCTTACACAAGTAGACCAAAATTAA
- the LOC143450265 gene encoding uncharacterized protein LOC143450265: protein MKVFAAIVLLLILSTCSACRFQQYVSNRRKDISYRTRKLRPKLVNCFSSSKLGMMYKSWESIVDFVVLDTEWFTKTEDKTAVKQLDTTLPPVGMKSLNNCFDQTQLCYRLHLNA, encoded by the exons ATGAAGGTTTTTGCTGCAATTGTGCTATTGCTTATTCTTTCAACTTGCTCTG CTTGCCGTTTTCAGCAATATGTGAGCAATAGAAGAAAGGACATATCTTACCGGACTCGCAAGTTAAGGCCaaaattggttaactgtttttcGAGCAGCAAG tTGGGAATGATGTATAAATCTTGGGAATCGATCGTCGATTTTGTGGTCCTTGACACGGAATGGTTCACGAAAACTGAAGACAAAACTGCGG TAAAGCAGCTGGACACAACACTCCCACCTGTTGGAATGAAATCGTTAAACAATTGCTTCGACCAAACTCAACTCTGTTACAGATTACACTTAAATGCATGA
- the LOC143450039 gene encoding cubilin-like yields MNLRCIDFDSILGFVEDHWTCDSLIPVSCSPKGGTCYPQKWLRRIPDMVSAGTPLFWSVYDCNNEIFPRPTDENCHHWLPTYGTAETVSTSPGYPDQINHEFDCLYDLQGQANFGLKVKVEVDTESCCDFVTLYRQDRSLLAKLSGNVTRTFEVDYNMGHIFVQYHTDESVASRGFRITRNNVCMYQHMSNDGVMIHAPTYPYPFKPILETFGEEMDCQWLIRASPGGQVYLILHIIKLNICCEQLEIIDGHVSLGNYTIARASEIPLMSRHGSLTIKYKSDSTVSGNGFRASYGTVYHSCGGDYNATVHWQNVTVEQVRDNLQYLERCISRLWSSPGYVITLNISSTSNHKPSDWVEIYDGPTLIQKFTNDTYKYMSSGNRLAISYRPRSTVWSGYQASFKQVLRNEAEMFSSRGQW; encoded by the exons ATGAATTTGAGATGCATCGATTTTGATTCTATACTTGGTTTCGTTGAAGATCATTGGACGTGTGACAg CCTAATACCTGTAAGTTGTTCACCGAAAGGTGGTACCTGCTATCCTCAAAAATGGCTCCGACGTATTCCTGACATGGTATCAGCAGGGACGCCACTATTCTGGTCTGTGTATGACTGCAATAATGAGATATTTCCTCGTCCTACAGATG AAAACTGCCATCATTGGTTACCCACCTATGGAACTGCGGAAACAGTGTCAACTTCGCCTGGTTACCCAGATCAGATAAATCATGAATTTGATTGTTTGTATGATCTCCAAGGTCAGGCAAATTTTGGACTGAAAGTAAAAGTGGAAGTTGATACTGAAAGTTGCTGTGATTTTGTTACG CTGTATCGTCAGGACCGAAGCTTGCTCGCCAAACTTTCTGGCAATGTTACAAGAACGTTTGAAGTTGACTACAACATGGGTCATATTTTTGTCCAATACCACACTGATGAGAGTGTGGCAAGCAGAGGTTTTCGAATCACTCGAAATAATG TTTGCATGTATCAACATATGTCAAACGATGGAGTTATGATACACGCCCCGACGTATCCCTACCCATTTAAACCAATCCTGGAAACGTTTGGTGAAGAAATGGATTGTCAATGGTTAATAAGAGCTTCACCTGGCGGACAAGTTTATTTGATACTTCATATTATCAAACTAAATATCTGCTGCGAACAACTCGAA ATAATTGATGGTCATGTAAGTCTTGGAAACTACACTATAGCAAGAGCAAGCGAAATTCCATTAATGTCCAGACACGGAAGTTtgacaataaaatacaaatcagACTCCACTGTCAGTGGTAACGGATTTCGGGCGAGTTATGGCACTG TTTATCACTCCTGTGGTGGTGATTACAACGCTACGGTCCACTGGCAGAATGTCACAGTCGAGCAAGTCCGTGACAACTTGCAATATTTGGAGCGTTGTATTTCTCGCCTTTGGTCTTCTCCTGGCTACGTCATCACACTCAACATTTCTTCAACTAGCAACCACAAACCCTCTGACTGGGTGGAG ATATACGACGGCCCTACACTGATACAAAAGTTTACTAACGATACATACAAATACATGTCGAGTGGAAATCGTTTGGCAATTAGTTATCGTCCTCGCAGCACGGTATGGTCCGGTTATCAGGCTTCATTCAAGCAGG TGCTTCGTAATGAAGCTGAGATGTTCTCTTCTCGAGGCCAGTGGTAG